The Triticum aestivum cultivar Chinese Spring unplaced genomic scaffold, IWGSC CS RefSeq v2.1 scaffold53263, whole genome shotgun sequence region TGTCACTTTCAAAGACTGATGGGCCTGGTCATATTTGAAGAAGACAAAGACACATAAAATCTTGGTCTTATTCCTATATATAGTTTGTATTCAAGGCATGGAGTTTTTTTTAGGAGGGTAACTCCGGCATCTGCATCAAGCGATGCACCCAGGCATCTATCTTGCATACTTAACAAGGCCTTACAAAATAAATACATAAATTAACCCAAAGCCAACTTCCTAGATAAAATTGCCGGCCTACGAAGGTTGATGGTGTGACCTGAGCTGGTGCCACACACACCAAAAATTCCTGTGGCCTCACCAAGCCACCTGCCGTCTAGCCGGTATCACCAACCGGTCTAGTAGACCCTCAGTTTGCACCGCATGAGTACAATGTAGAATCTGAATCCGCCGTCTTGTGTAGTCCCATCATCAGGAGTAATGAAgttgacgccaccacgacgccggaCAGTGCCAGCCAGCTACGCTACCCACTAAACAGTACCAGGCGCCGAGACCCTGCTTCTTCTTGCGGCCAAAATTCGTCACCGCACGAGAAGCATGCAGAGACCTGCGCCTAGCCATCCAAGCCAATCACTTGTCCCTCCAACCGATGTAGTACCCCAAAGATGATGCCCCCGTGAGGGTCATGATGCAGGAACCTCGCCATCATCCAACCCGTAAAGTCTGAATCTAGGATTTCCCTCGAGCCACGCAGCAAACGCGAATCACCCCACAATGCCTCCAACGAGGTAGCGACGCCTGTGGGCGCCGTTGTGGATGGTTCGGGCAAAGGCTGAACCAAGCTTTCTCTGGCAAAATCACGCCAATCCCCAGCTGGACCGTCATATCCACCTCCACCGTCATCCATGGGTGACGTCCCTGCCATCGGGAAACCTCACGATCAAAGCCGTTGTGGTGTCACAGTCGCCTGAAACTGCCGCCCTACGTGGCTGAGCCATCAACGGTGGAGGAGCCCTCACTGTTGTGCTACCTACGCCGGACGAGCCACATGCCCAGGACACCCGTGCGGATCTCTGCCGCATGCATCCCCGGAGCAACGGCGCTGGAAGACCGCGCCACCATATCTAGACAAAAGGAACTCAAGACCAGAAGGACCACCCTGTCGCCCCCGTCCATGGCAGCCGCGCGGCAGCGTTGGGAGGCAATGAGAGGATGGAGAGGAGAGGGTGGCCAATGGATCTGAGGTGCGGGCTCGGAGATCGGCAGCGGCGCTTGGAGATTTTTGTGGCTGGGGCGCTGGGTTCGCAAGAGGACTGCATTGGACCAGCAAATAAAATCTTCGTCTTATTTCTCTATATAGTTTGTCTTCAAGCATGGTGTATTTAATTTTACAAACAATAAAAGTTCAAATTTGATAGCATATTTCATCCAAAGTCTGTCTTGGCAAAACAAGAAATAGAAAATGACGCATAACCTTTGTTCTTTCTGAGGGCTGATACATGTACATGATATTGTTCCGCCCCACAAGTATAGTCTATCCAAATCGAAAGGTCGGccgaagaaaatgaaaaaaaaaaagaCAAACACATTTGCTGGTCCTTAAGGGTACGGAGCCAACATGCTAGTCCTCCAGCACTATAAATAGCACCCCTAGACTCTTGAGTATCTCTCACGCAGCCAACAACAAAGCAAAGAGTCAATTTATTGTAGACACCTCCTACCATCTTCGTGGGAGCCAAAATCCTAGCCATGCGCAGTCCTAGCCGTGTCCTGCCCATCATTTTGGTCCTGTATTTCATTCTATCCATGGCCAGTCCATCCCTTTCTTGCGTTATTCCTTGTGAGTCTGAGATAAACTTGCGCTTATACTTGCACCAAATCGCTGCTGGATCGGGCACCAACCAGGTAGCAATTGTCGCCtcgagccaaccggctgggtttgGTACGACCGCTGTTAACGACTGGACTGTGATTGATGGTTCAAACCCCGGTACCGCGACCATTGTTGCCCGTACCAAAGGCATGCATGTGCAGGCTGATGTAGGCGGTCCAGGCTGGTTCAACTACTTCAGCATGGTGTTCGAGGACGCCAGGTAATGTATACTGTTGGACTAGAAGTTTTAGTTTTCTCAGTTACCAAGATCTCATATACTGAAGATTGTCCGGTTTTATATGATACGTGATGTGTTACTCTCCAAAACTATATCAGACGCCGTGGATCGTCATTTGAAGTAATGGGGATGAACCGGGCTCAAGAAGGCGAGATGGCCATTATCGGTGGGACTGGAGAGTTTGCTATGGCACGTGGGACCATCAAGTACAGAGCACTCGCCAACCCCCCTCCGGGTCAAAGTATTAAAGAACTCAATATTCATGCTTTCTACGTCAAACCAGCTGTAAGTAGACAAGTTTAATTAGCTACTTAATTTGTAGTATGTACT contains the following coding sequences:
- the LOC123176442 gene encoding dirigent protein 23-like — encoded protein: MRSPSRVLPIILVLYFILSMASPSLSCVIPCESEINLRLYLHQIAAGSGTNQVAIVASSQPAGFGTTAVNDWTVIDGSNPGTATIVARTKGMHVQADVGGPGWFNYFSMVFEDARRRGSSFEVMGMNRAQEGEMAIIGGTGEFAMARGTIKYRALANPPPGQSIKELNIHAFYVKPAGTISGPTIQ